In a single window of the Centropristis striata isolate RG_2023a ecotype Rhode Island chromosome 18, C.striata_1.0, whole genome shotgun sequence genome:
- the LOC131991362 gene encoding G-protein coupled receptor 6: MNESLVVNDSFAAPVAGEALPWMEADFPERNSSLEFSTAPLDFPINPWDIMLCMSGTVIACENAIVVAIIFYTPTLRTPMFVLIGSLATADLLAGMGLILNFVFQYVISSETISLITVGFLVASFTASISSLLAITVDRYFSLYNALTYFSEKTLQYVHLMLVGTWGVSLFLGLLPVLGWNCLDDPDSCSIVRPLTRSNVTLLAASFFVIFVLMLTLYFKICKIVCHHAHQIALQQHFFATSHYVATKKGVSTLAIILGTFGASWLPFAIYCLVGEREYPSVYTYATLLPATYNSMINPIIYAYRNAEIQRSLYVLLCGCFQANKAYRSRSPSEV; this comes from the coding sequence ATGAACGAGTCGCTGGTGGTGAACGACTCCTTTGCGGCCCCTGTGGCTGGAGAAGCCCTCCCGTGGATGGAGGCTGATTTTCCAGAGCGCAATAGCAGCCTGGAGTTCTCCACCGCCCCGTTAGATTTCCCCATCAACCCGTGGGACATTATGCTCTGTATGTCCGGCACCGTCATCGCCTGCGAAAATGCCATAGTGGTAGCAATCATCTTCTACACCCCAACATTAAGGACTCCCATGTTTGTGCTGATTGGGAGCCTGGCCACAGCGGACCTGCTGGCCGGCATGGGATTAATCCTGAACTTTGTGTTCCAGTATGTGATCTCCTCTGAGACTATCAGCCTTATCACTGTAGGCTTCCTGGTGGCGTCCTTCACTGCATCCATCAGCAGCCTTTTAGCCATAACAGTGGACCGTTACTTCTCCCTCTACAATGCCCTTACATACTTCTCAGAGAAGACACTGCAGTATGTGCACCTGATGCTAGTAGGGACCTGGGGGGTGTCTCTGTTTTTGGGCTTGCTTCCGGTGCTTGGCTGGAACTGCCTGGACGACCCGGACTCCTGCAGCATCGTCCGCCCTTTGACCCGGAGCAACGTCACTCTCCTGGCCGCCTCCTTCTTCGTCATCTTCGTGCTCATGCTCACTCTCTACTTCAAGATCTGCAAGATCGTGTGCCACCATGCCCACCAGATCGCACTCCAGCAGCACTTTTTTGCCACGTCGCATTACGTCGCCACTAAGAAGGGGGTGTCCACTTTGGCCATCATCTTGGGAACATTTGGTGCCAGCTGGCTGCCCTTCGCCATCTACTGCCTGGTTGGCGAGAGGGAGTACCCATCAGTGTACACCTATGCTACACTGCTGCCAGCCACATATAACTCAATGATCAACCCCATCATCTACGCCTACAGAAACGCAGAGATCCAGCGCTCCCTCTACGTGCTTCTCTGTGGCTGCTTTCAAGCCAACAAAGCCTATCGGTCCAGGTCACCAAGTGAAGTCTAA